CGGAATTCATTAATAAATGGAACAAATACCATATCGAGATGAGGGAGCCTAGCCACGGTCCCAAAATTCTCTGGCAGAGTTGAATAAAGGTGAGATCAGGATATAGCTGATGTACCCGCAGGAGTAGCAGTAATACAGCCAATCCTGCTGGGATACTTAGGAATGAGCTGATCCAGGCATCCTGCTTGGATATGCTTGTAATGAGGGAGGGATACACCAATACGCAGTCTCCGATAATACTCAAAAATACGAGTACGGCTATATTTCTGATGCTGATACGCCCTTTCTCCTCCACCCAGCTCACTCCTTCATTTGTTTTTGGAATGATTCAAACAAGGAACCAATTTTTTTAATCTTTGTCTGTGCCTTATATTCAATCTGTAAGTCCATAAATGGATTTTCTTTTTCTTCTTTTAGTCTTTTCCAAAGCTCGGGTTTGGACTGGTGAATCAGTTGACCAAAGCCGAAAATGTCTGACTTAAACTCATGCCGAACGGTCTCTACGGAATGTTTCATAATTTCAACAATTTTTTCATTGCTTGCGGCTTCAATTTCTTTAATATCGTCCATACTGTCTAGCTTCATATGCTGGCAGTTGACTTCTCGTACTGTGCTGTTGTTGGTAACTGATATAGAGATAACAGGTTCTCCATCACGAATGATTACTTTTTTTTGAGTGTCGCTACTCAAGGTTAATAGGGCAATGTTACCCCCACCCTGACAATCGGTGTGCCCCGTTGTAGACTCCACTTTATCCCTGATGTAACTGAGCCCTTTACTGTCAAGTTCATTGATCCATCCCAGCAATCGGTCTTTTTTGAATACACCATTACCCGAAAACCGCAATATGGTTTCAGGCGATATACTTTTGGTGGCATCCATACCTTTTTCATTGGTCGACTCTATATCTCCCACAGCTTCCAATGCGGGCAGAGTGGACTGGATGTCGGGATTAACCAGGTCGCTAAGAAGTTGATCCATGGTTACTTTGGTAGCAGGAGCCCAGGTTTTGGTTAAGGTATCTAACGAAGCAAATAATTTATTTGCCGGCAACTTTTCCATTGGAGTGGGGATCTTTAACATCGTAGAAGCCTTGTTATTCTTGGCTATCGCAATATAAAAGTCACTTCTTGTGAAAGGCTCTCGCATCATGGCTTCAATCGCATCAGCAATTCCCTTTCTCGCATACTCCTCACCTAAAATCAGCATACGAATATGAGATAAGTAAATGGCGCGCGGACTTGTATTCGTCATTTTTTCAATGGCCTCTTGAATCGTGGGTGCAGTGGCCTGATAAGTAACGACTGGAGGGCCTGCACTTGGTGAAGATTTGGAAGCTACAGCAGAAGGAATGACCACCTGAGCGGTTACCTGATACTGGTCTCCTTCCATATCCACACCGATCCCAATAGCTATGCCCAGCTCATTTAATTCTTGGCGATCCCAGCAACCACCTAACAGTAATGCAATCAGGCCCCAGACGAAGAACAAATGTATGGTCTGCTTCATGGTTGATCCCTTCTGGTTTTTGATTTATTACCGATCCGTCTTTTTTTCGTTTTTTGGCGGATCGTATTTTGGATAGAGATGGATTGAGGACGCTTCGTCATATGAGGCCAAGGCAAGCGAAACAGCGTATCTTTCATATCGCTTTCCACATAGGGGCCAAACGGACTCATGTAAGATACTCCAAACGATCTCAGACTGGTCAAGTGCAGCAAAACTACGATTAACCCCATCAATATTCCAAGAAGCCCAAAGGCTGCGGCTAGCATCATTAAGGCGAAGCGTATAATACGAACCGCTATCGACAGGCCGTTTTCTGGAATAACATAGCTGGAGATGGCGGTGATTGACACGATAATGACCATAGCCGCCGAGACAACCCCCGCATCCACGGCTGCTTGCCCAATGACCAATGTGCCTACAATAGATACAGCCTGTCCGACTGTCCTCGGAATTCGGACTCCTGCTTCACGCAAAATTTCATAAGTAATTTCCATGAGCATCGCCTCGACAAAGGCTGGAAACGGTACGCCTTCCCTTTGTGCAGCGAGACTGACCAATAAGTTTGTAGGAATCATCTCTTGATGAAAGGTAGTTACCGCGATATAAACTGCCGGTGCAAGCAAAGCGATAAAAAAGGAAAAGAAACGCAGCAAACGCAGCAACGTGCTGATATCAGCACGTTGGTAATAATCCTCTGCCGACTGGAAAAATTGCACGAATAGCGCAGGAATCAACAGAACAAAGGGTGTCCCGTCCACCAAGATAGCAATCCGCCCCTCCAACAGGCTGGCAGCGACCGAATCCGGACGCTCGCTGTTATAAATGGTGGGAAACGGAGTGAAGGATTCATCCTGAATTTCCTCTTCGATGTAACCCCCTTCCAAAATTCCGTCAATATCAATTCGGTCCAAACGTTCTCTCAGTTCCTGAATAACCCCTTCGTCAGCAATTCCTTTGATATACATCACGGACACATTGGTATGAGTGACTTGACCGATCTGTCTTGTTTCCATCCACAGGCGCGGATCGCGGATTCGCCTACGAATTAGAGCGGTATTGGTACGTAAATTTTCGGTAAAAGCCTCCATTGGACCCCGTACGACACTTTGGGATTGGGGTTCGCTAACACTGCGATCCTCCCAACCGACCGCATCAATCCATATGCCCTTGGCGTATCCGTCCAGCAAAATGATAATACCGCCAGATAGCATCTGGTTGAATAAGGCATCCATTTCGTCCACACTACCTGAGTTACCTGCAATCAAAACTTGATTCTTCAAATAGTCGAATGGTTCTGCGCCCTCCGGTACATGATGTTCATTTACTCGCATCAATGAACGGAGAACGGAATCATGGAGCAATTGAGTATTGACCAGACCATCAATATAAAATAGAGCTGCTGGCCATTTTTGCATCCATAATAGCTCTTTAATGATTACATCTCCGCTGTTTCCAAAGGAGCTTTCGATATGATTCACATTATCCTTCAAGTTAGAGGACACATGAGTAAGTGGACAACTTTTATTCTGATTTGGCATACGTAAAATCCTCCGATATTGGAGTTTGTTGGCTTAGTATGCTCTGAATATATGAATTTATGCCTTGCGATTATAGAAACGAATGCAGTCTGACATTCGCGATTTGCTCCGGTGAAGGGAGGACTGGTATGTCTTTTGTTGCTGGGGATTTTACTTATGGATTAAGCGGTAGTTGGCTTGCGGGGTAGGGGCCATTTGTCTGGATACATTATTAATACGGGAGACCCCATTGTATTTACAGGGTCCATTGTTGGGCATGCTGACGGCGTAGAGTCAAGGAATCATCGGAGTTCTATGCTTGGTGCAGGGGTGGCGATTGAAATGATGGAGCCGCGTACGTTGGGTTTGGCTGGAGGTGCGGGGTTTATTGTGATATCTATCGTGATTTTGATGTATTATGCAAGGACTCGTAGCCGCAAGGCAGCATGAGTGTGATTACTTCGTGTCATCCTTGTTGCTGGTTTTCACCGACTTTTCGGATTTGCGTAGCGAGCTAAATAGGAAGCTTCTCCACCGGTAAATAATATACAGCAGGATTATGAACCCAACGACTCCCGCAATTCGCAGTGCATACAGCTCTACCAAATGGAAAA
The Paenibacillus peoriae DNA segment above includes these coding regions:
- a CDS encoding Ger(x)C family spore germination protein gives rise to the protein MKQTIHLFFVWGLIALLLGGCWDRQELNELGIAIGIGVDMEGDQYQVTAQVVIPSAVASKSSPSAGPPVVTYQATAPTIQEAIEKMTNTSPRAIYLSHIRMLILGEEYARKGIADAIEAMMREPFTRSDFYIAIAKNNKASTMLKIPTPMEKLPANKLFASLDTLTKTWAPATKVTMDQLLSDLVNPDIQSTLPALEAVGDIESTNEKGMDATKSISPETILRFSGNGVFKKDRLLGWINELDSKGLSYIRDKVESTTGHTDCQGGGNIALLTLSSDTQKKVIIRDGEPVISISVTNNSTVREVNCQHMKLDSMDDIKEIEAASNEKIVEIMKHSVETVRHEFKSDIFGFGQLIHQSKPELWKRLKEEKENPFMDLQIEYKAQTKIKKIGSLFESFQKQMKE
- a CDS encoding spore germination protein, with product MPNQNKSCPLTHVSSNLKDNVNHIESSFGNSGDVIIKELLWMQKWPAALFYIDGLVNTQLLHDSVLRSLMRVNEHHVPEGAEPFDYLKNQVLIAGNSGSVDEMDALFNQMLSGGIIILLDGYAKGIWIDAVGWEDRSVSEPQSQSVVRGPMEAFTENLRTNTALIRRRIRDPRLWMETRQIGQVTHTNVSVMYIKGIADEGVIQELRERLDRIDIDGILEGGYIEEEIQDESFTPFPTIYNSERPDSVAASLLEGRIAILVDGTPFVLLIPALFVQFFQSAEDYYQRADISTLLRLLRFFSFFIALLAPAVYIAVTTFHQEMIPTNLLVSLAAQREGVPFPAFVEAMLMEITYEILREAGVRIPRTVGQAVSIVGTLVIGQAAVDAGVVSAAMVIIVSITAISSYVIPENGLSIAVRIIRFALMMLAAAFGLLGILMGLIVVLLHLTSLRSFGVSYMSPFGPYVESDMKDTLFRLPWPHMTKRPQSISIQNTIRQKTKKRRIGNKSKTRRDQP